The proteins below are encoded in one region of Pomacea canaliculata isolate SZHN2017 linkage group LG7, ASM307304v1, whole genome shotgun sequence:
- the LOC112567527 gene encoding ficolin-3-like, which yields MLLSGLSNLHLLLKRPLRLRVDLGEKNGKRIYAEYSSFRVDGPDTNYRLFTSGYSGDAGDSLTYHEGDMFSTFDRDNDKSDTLNCAVYFKAAWWFRGCYNANLNGQYHVDTYGVSWYLKYQDWRSFSFSEMKLRPA from the exons atgttactctcag GGTTATCCAACCTGCACTTGCTACTCAAGAGACCACTGCGACTCCGTGTCGACCTGGGAGAGAAGAATGGAAAACGTATCTATGCTGAGTACTCGTCCTTCAGAGTGGATGGTCCTGACACAAACTACAGACTGTTCACATCTGGCTACTCGGGTGATGCAG gtgacagcctGACTTATCATGAAGGAGACATGTTTTCAACCTTTGACCGCGACAATGACAAATCCGACACTCTCAACTGCGCTGTGTATTTTAAAGCTGCCTGGTGGTTCCGAGGCTGTTACAACGCCAACCTCAACGGTCAGTACCACGTGGATACCTACGGCGTCAGTTGGTATCTGAAATACCAAGATTGGAGAAGCTTCTCATTCTCTGAGATGAAACTGAGACCAGCCTAG